From the Entomomonas sp. E2T0 genome, one window contains:
- the uraH gene encoding hydroxyisourate hydrolase: protein MKNIKYLISCFALTFLSLTAIAETNPLSVHVLNLQTGLPSSNVEVVLEQKNGDDWKLLNKGITDNNGRITALFPNKETMQDGIYKVTFKTAKWFKAHNTETFFPEVPVIFKADTNIKHYHIPLLISPYGYSTYRGN, encoded by the coding sequence GTGAAAAATATTAAATATTTAATAAGTTGTTTTGCATTAACCTTTCTATCTTTAACTGCTATAGCTGAAACTAATCCTCTTAGTGTGCATGTATTAAACTTACAAACAGGCCTACCCTCTTCTAATGTTGAAGTTGTACTTGAGCAAAAAAATGGTGATGACTGGAAATTATTAAATAAAGGAATAACAGATAATAATGGCAGAATAACCGCATTATTTCCTAACAAAGAAACAATGCAAGATGGTATTTATAAAGTCACTTTTAAAACAGCAAAATGGTTTAAAGCACATAATACAGAAACTTTCTTCCCTGAAGTACCTGTTATATTTAAAGCAGATACTAATATTAAACATTATCATATACCTCTATTAATTAGCCCTTATGGTTATTCTACTTATCGTGGTAATTAA
- the yidD gene encoding membrane protein insertion efficiency factor YidD, giving the protein MRKVALLSIKFYQYAISPLMASHCRFYPSCSCYTYEAIEQYGLLHGSYLGVRRLLRCHPWNPGGYDPVPPKNTSKHSIED; this is encoded by the coding sequence ATGCGTAAAGTAGCATTATTGTCCATAAAGTTTTACCAGTATGCTATTAGTCCGTTAATGGCAAGTCACTGTCGTTTTTATCCTAGCTGTTCTTGTTATACTTATGAAGCAATTGAACAGTATGGTTTGCTACATGGTAGCTATTTAGGAGTTCGCCGTTTACTCCGCTGTCATCCATGGAATCCAGGTGGTTATGATCCGGTTCCTCCTAAAAACACCTCTAAACATTCAATTGAAGATTAA
- the dnaA gene encoding chromosomal replication initiator protein DnaA, translated as MLLDLWQQCINILGDELPSQQFNTWIRPLQVDVNNDGLIIYAPNRFVLDWVNEKYFSRLQELIIERSADAPPNITLTIGSKSAAVTTKTAANKTEKLSSVKSTKKITERNIVDISNRIIDGDISEEQVEITKLHHSNYLNKQFTFDNFVEGKSNQMARAAAWQVADNMKHGYNPLFLYGGVGLGKTHLMHAVGNYMLTKKPDAKIVYLHSERFVADMVKALQMNAINDFKKFYRSVDALLIDDIQFFANKERSQEEFFHTFNALLEGGQQIILTSDRYPKEIDGLEERLKSRFGWGLTVAIEPPELETRVAILMKKAEQAKIDLNQHDAFFIAQRIRSNVRELEGSLKRVMAHAQFTGKPITIELIKEALKDLLALQDKLISIDNIQRTVAEYYKIKVSDLLSKRRSRSVARPRQVAMALAKELTNHSLPEIGNAFGGKDHTTVLHACRKIEELKKLDVDILEDYKNLLRTLTT; from the coding sequence GTGTTATTAGATCTTTGGCAACAATGTATTAATATTTTAGGTGATGAATTACCAAGTCAACAATTTAATACTTGGATAAGACCGTTACAGGTTGATGTAAATAATGATGGTTTAATCATTTATGCACCCAATCGTTTCGTATTGGATTGGGTAAATGAAAAATATTTTTCTCGTTTACAAGAACTTATTATTGAACGTTCAGCTGATGCACCTCCTAATATAACATTAACTATAGGCAGTAAAAGTGCTGCTGTTACTACTAAAACAGCTGCTAATAAAACTGAGAAATTGTCTTCTGTTAAATCTACAAAAAAAATAACTGAAAGAAATATTGTAGATATATCTAATAGAATAATAGATGGTGATATTAGTGAAGAACAAGTTGAAATCACAAAATTACATCATTCTAACTATTTAAATAAGCAATTTACCTTTGATAATTTTGTAGAGGGTAAGTCCAATCAAATGGCTAGAGCAGCTGCTTGGCAAGTAGCTGATAATATGAAGCATGGTTATAATCCACTATTTCTTTATGGTGGAGTTGGTCTTGGTAAAACTCACTTAATGCATGCGGTTGGTAATTATATGCTGACCAAAAAACCTGATGCTAAGATAGTTTATTTGCATTCAGAGCGTTTTGTAGCGGATATGGTGAAAGCGTTACAAATGAATGCTATTAATGATTTTAAAAAGTTTTATAGATCTGTAGATGCTTTATTAATTGATGATATCCAGTTTTTTGCTAATAAAGAACGTTCGCAGGAAGAGTTCTTCCATACTTTTAACGCCTTATTAGAAGGTGGTCAACAAATTATTTTAACTAGCGATCGTTATCCTAAAGAAATTGATGGCTTAGAAGAACGATTAAAGTCTCGTTTTGGCTGGGGGTTAACAGTAGCTATAGAGCCTCCTGAATTGGAGACTAGAGTAGCTATTTTAATGAAGAAAGCAGAGCAAGCTAAGATAGATCTTAACCAACATGATGCTTTTTTTATAGCACAGCGTATACGCTCAAACGTGCGTGAATTAGAGGGCTCTTTAAAGCGGGTAATGGCTCATGCTCAGTTTACGGGTAAACCTATTACCATTGAGCTAATAAAGGAAGCATTGAAGGATTTATTAGCTTTACAGGATAAGTTAATAAGTATTGATAATATTCAACGTACAGTTGCAGAATATTATAAAATAAAAGTATCTGATTTATTATCTAAGCGTCGTTCTAGATCTGTTGCAAGGCCTCGACAAGTAGCTATGGCTTTAGCCAAAGAACTTACTAATCATAGTTTACCTGAGATTGGTAATGCTTTTGGTGGTAAAGACCATACAACTGTATTACACGCTTGTCGTAAAATTGAAGAGCTTAAAAAGCTTGATGTAGATATTCTTGAAGATTATAAAAACTTATTACGTACATTAACTACCTAA
- the dnaN gene encoding DNA polymerase III subunit beta — MHFSIQREQLLTPLQLVTGVVERRHTLPILSNVLLTVENNQLSLLGTDLEVELIGRVALENVTEVGEITVPAKKLMDICRSLPSESMIDIKLDDQKLLIKAGRSKFTLSTLPANDFPTVEDGPTSLTFEVEQSKLRRIIEHTSFAMAQQDVRYYLNGMLLELSDSHLRTVTTDGHRMAVCSVPLELNGAIAEKQQIILPRKAILELVKLLTDQEAKLSIVLGEHHIRATTGHFTFTSKLIDGKFPDYERVLPKGSDKLVIADRQSLKESFTRAAILSNEKYRGIRLNLENNLLKIQANNPEQEEAEEEIAVEYTGASLEIGFNVSYLLDVLNVISTEKVRIFLADSNSSALIQEETNDDSSYVVMPMRL, encoded by the coding sequence ATGCATTTTAGTATTCAACGTGAACAGTTATTAACACCTTTACAGCTAGTGACAGGCGTTGTAGAGCGTCGTCATACATTACCTATACTTTCTAATGTGTTGTTAACAGTAGAAAATAATCAACTATCTTTATTAGGTACTGATTTAGAAGTTGAATTGATTGGTAGAGTAGCTTTAGAAAATGTTACTGAAGTAGGTGAAATTACTGTACCAGCTAAAAAATTAATGGATATCTGTCGTAGTTTGCCTAGTGAATCTATGATTGATATTAAATTAGATGATCAAAAGCTATTAATTAAAGCAGGACGTTCAAAGTTTACATTATCTACTTTACCTGCTAATGATTTTCCTACTGTAGAAGATGGTCCAACTTCTTTAACCTTTGAAGTTGAACAAAGTAAATTGCGTCGAATTATTGAACATACTAGTTTTGCTATGGCTCAACAAGATGTACGTTACTATTTAAATGGTATGCTATTGGAGCTAAGTGATAGCCATTTAAGAACGGTAACTACAGATGGTCATCGTATGGCGGTTTGTTCTGTTCCTTTAGAATTAAATGGTGCTATTGCTGAAAAGCAACAAATTATATTACCTCGTAAAGCTATCTTAGAACTAGTAAAACTACTTACAGATCAAGAAGCTAAGTTATCTATTGTATTAGGTGAGCATCATATTCGTGCAACTACTGGTCATTTTACATTCACTTCAAAATTAATTGATGGTAAATTCCCAGATTATGAAAGAGTATTACCTAAAGGTAGTGATAAATTAGTAATAGCAGATCGTCAGTCATTAAAAGAATCATTTACACGTGCGGCTATTTTATCTAATGAAAAATATCGTGGTATTCGTTTAAATCTTGAAAATAACTTATTGAAAATACAAGCAAATAACCCTGAACAAGAAGAAGCAGAAGAAGAAATTGCTGTAGAATATACAGGTGCTTCTTTAGAAATTGGTTTTAATGTAAGTTATTTATTGGATGTATTAAATGTAATCAGTACAGAAAAAGTACGTATATTCTTAGCTGATTCAAATAGCAGTGCATTAATTCAAGAAGAAACTAATGATGATTCTTCTTATGTTGTAATGCCCATGCGTTTATAA
- the recF gene encoding DNA replication/repair protein RecF (All proteins in this family for which functions are known are DNA-binding proteins that assist the filamentation of RecA onto DNA for the initiation of recombination or recombinational repair.), giving the protein MSVIRLDVTGLRNLEPVTLSLSPRVNIFYGANGSGKTSVLEAIHLLGLARSFRSHKINTVINYDKNDCTIFGQVKQNEHIIHQLGINRNKQSELQIRINNQNIRTTVQLADILPLQIINPDSFRLLEGSPKLRRQFIDWGVFHAEQRFLSAWQRVQKSLKQRNSWLRQGRNNLKELEVWNHEFCQASEEIDNYRKAYIEELKPIFDKILIELLDIKNFSLSYYRGWDKDSSLQQILTNNLERDQQLGHTQAGSQRADLRLKLDGYNAADVLSRGQQKLVVCALKIAQGYLINNYKKGQVIYLIDDLASELDEQHRKALCKLLEDLECQIFITGVEKEPLFNIWKEKTEIALFHVKQGNIQLM; this is encoded by the coding sequence ATGTCTGTTATTCGTTTAGATGTTACTGGTTTACGTAACTTAGAGCCAGTAACATTATCTCTTTCTCCTCGTGTAAATATTTTTTATGGTGCTAATGGCAGTGGTAAAACCTCTGTCTTAGAGGCTATTCATTTATTAGGATTAGCTCGTTCTTTTCGTAGTCATAAAATAAATACAGTTATTAATTATGATAAAAATGATTGTACTATTTTTGGTCAAGTTAAGCAGAATGAACATATTATTCATCAATTAGGAATAAACCGTAATAAACAAAGTGAATTACAAATAAGAATAAATAATCAAAATATTCGTACAACAGTACAATTGGCAGATATTTTGCCCTTACAAATTATCAATCCTGATAGTTTTAGATTATTAGAAGGTTCACCCAAATTAAGAAGGCAATTTATAGATTGGGGTGTATTCCATGCTGAACAAAGATTTCTATCTGCTTGGCAACGAGTACAAAAATCTTTAAAACAAAGAAATTCTTGGTTAAGACAAGGTAGAAATAATTTAAAAGAACTAGAAGTTTGGAATCATGAATTTTGTCAGGCTAGTGAAGAAATAGATAATTATCGAAAAGCTTATATAGAAGAACTTAAACCTATTTTTGATAAAATATTAATTGAATTATTAGATATTAAAAATTTTTCTTTAAGTTATTATCGTGGTTGGGATAAGGACAGTAGTTTACAGCAAATACTTACTAATAATTTAGAAAGAGATCAGCAATTAGGACATACTCAAGCAGGCTCACAACGTGCTGATTTACGCTTAAAATTAGATGGTTATAATGCAGCTGATGTACTTTCTAGAGGACAGCAGAAATTAGTAGTATGTGCCTTAAAAATAGCACAAGGTTATCTAATTAATAATTATAAAAAAGGACAAGTCATTTACTTAATAGATGATCTTGCATCTGAATTAGATGAACAACATAGAAAAGCTCTTTGTAAATTATTAGAAGATTTGGAATGCCAAATATTTATTACAGGTGTTGAAAAAGAACCTTTATTTAATATATGGAAAGAAAAAACTGAGATTGCATTGTTTCACGTGAAACAAGGTAATATTCAATTAATGTAA
- a CDS encoding TIGR03915 family putative DNA repair protein: protein MIVFFYDKSFEGLLTVVFEAYRLKQYPEQLLAIGNLEPLLCEKSYTIITDLEKSSRVWEKLQNKLSKRAIQLLFYGWLSEQEGADKLLFDVIKKMVDSPTPIEFNYADNDILSLFQLAKKVSKERHHLMQFVRFQKTIDDIYFAVINPIYNALPLALKHFKNRFADQQWIIYDINRNYGFYYNLETTTEITLDIEQYIDNGKLNKEALADNEELFQTMWQKYFKALTIKERINLRQQKQYMPKRFWKYLIEKH from the coding sequence ATGATTGTATTTTTTTATGATAAAAGTTTTGAGGGTTTACTCACAGTAGTATTTGAAGCTTATCGTTTAAAACAATACCCAGAACAATTATTAGCTATTGGTAATTTAGAACCACTACTCTGTGAAAAATCTTATACTATTATTACAGATTTAGAAAAATCTTCTCGTGTCTGGGAAAAATTACAAAATAAGCTTTCTAAAAGGGCTATTCAATTATTATTCTATGGCTGGCTATCTGAACAAGAAGGTGCTGATAAACTATTATTTGATGTTATCAAAAAAATGGTAGATAGCCCTACCCCTATAGAATTTAATTATGCAGATAATGATATTTTATCTTTATTTCAATTAGCTAAAAAAGTAAGCAAAGAACGCCACCATTTAATGCAGTTTGTACGTTTTCAAAAAACTATTGATGATATTTATTTTGCTGTAATAAATCCCATCTACAATGCCCTTCCCTTAGCCTTAAAACACTTCAAGAATAGATTTGCTGACCAACAATGGATTATTTACGATATAAATCGTAACTATGGTTTTTACTATAATTTAGAAACTACCACTGAAATAACTTTAGATATTGAGCAATATATTGATAATGGTAAACTTAATAAAGAGGCTTTAGCTGATAATGAAGAGTTATTTCAAACCATGTGGCAAAAATATTTTAAAGCGTTAACTATTAAAGAACGAATTAACCTGAGACAACAAAAACAATATATGCCTAAACGATTTTGGAAATATTTAATAGAAAAACATTAA
- the rpmH gene encoding 50S ribosomal protein L34 — protein MKRTFQPSNIKRARVHGFRARMATKSGRQVLNRRRAKGRKRIAI, from the coding sequence ATGAAACGTACATTTCAACCTAGTAATATAAAACGTGCACGTGTACACGGTTTTCGCGCTCGTATGGCTACTAAAAGTGGTCGTCAAGTTCTTAATCGCCGTCGTGCTAAAGGTCGTAAACGTATTGCTATTTAA
- a CDS encoding putative DNA modification/repair radical SAM protein codes for MKDTIVKKLEILAESAKYDVSCSSSGITRGRKDGAIGNTSGWGICHTYTEDGRCVSLLKILFTNVCIYDCAYCINRRSNDIERASFTVKELAELTIEFYRRNYIEGLFLSSGIVKSADYTMERMVRVIKELRTVYHYNGYIHMKSIPGASQELVYEAGLYADRLSVNIEIPSEHSLKLLAPEKDHQSVYKPMHYIQQGMIQYKEERKKFRKAPRFVPAGQSTQMIIGASNESDRDILKLSSLLYQRQSMKRVYYSGFIPVNSYDNRLPVLKAAPLVRENRLYQADWLMRFYQFKAEEIVDGNTANLDLDMDPKLAWALRHPEFFPIDINKADYAEILRVPGIGIKSAKLIVTARKHSKLDFEQLRKIGVVLKRAQYFIYCLGSPLSTNYSINPITIRQMLINSQKITAQTEQQQLSFIL; via the coding sequence ATGAAAGATACCATTGTTAAAAAACTTGAGATATTAGCTGAATCAGCTAAATATGATGTATCTTGTTCCTCTAGTGGTATAACAAGAGGCCGCAAGGATGGAGCTATTGGTAATACTTCTGGTTGGGGAATTTGTCATACTTATACCGAAGATGGTCGTTGTGTTTCTTTGCTTAAAATTTTATTCACTAATGTTTGTATTTACGATTGTGCCTATTGTATTAATCGTAGAAGCAATGATATTGAAAGAGCCTCTTTTACTGTTAAAGAATTAGCTGAGTTAACTATAGAATTTTACCGAAGAAATTATATTGAAGGGCTTTTCTTAAGTTCGGGTATCGTAAAAAGTGCTGACTATACAATGGAGCGAATGGTACGTGTCATAAAAGAACTACGTACTGTTTATCACTATAATGGTTATATCCATATGAAGAGTATTCCTGGTGCTAGTCAGGAATTAGTATATGAAGCAGGTCTATACGCTGATCGTTTAAGCGTAAATATAGAAATACCTTCAGAACATAGCCTTAAATTATTAGCACCTGAAAAAGACCACCAGAGCGTTTATAAACCTATGCATTATATTCAGCAAGGTATGATTCAATATAAAGAGGAAAGAAAAAAGTTTCGAAAAGCTCCTCGCTTTGTTCCAGCGGGACAAAGTACTCAAATGATTATTGGGGCTTCTAATGAATCCGATAGGGATATATTAAAGTTGTCTTCCTTACTCTATCAACGACAAAGCATGAAGCGTGTTTATTATTCTGGTTTTATTCCTGTTAATAGCTATGATAACCGTTTGCCTGTTTTAAAAGCGGCTCCTTTAGTACGTGAAAATAGACTTTATCAAGCTGATTGGTTAATGCGCTTTTATCAGTTTAAAGCAGAAGAAATAGTAGATGGTAATACAGCTAATTTAGACTTAGATATGGACCCTAAGTTAGCTTGGGCATTACGACATCCTGAATTTTTTCCTATTGATATTAATAAAGCTGATTATGCTGAAATATTAAGAGTACCTGGTATAGGTATTAAATCAGCTAAATTGATTGTTACTGCAAGAAAGCATAGTAAATTAGATTTTGAGCAATTACGTAAAATAGGTGTAGTTTTAAAACGTGCTCAGTACTTTATTTATTGTTTAGGTTCACCGTTGTCTACAAATTATTCAATTAATCCTATAACTATTCGACAAATGCTTATTAATAGTCAAAAAATTACAGCTCAAACTGAACAGCAACAACTTTCTTTTATTCTATAA
- a CDS encoding aldo/keto reductase, with protein sequence MSQFETQRSVKLADGTIIPAIGQGTWFMGENPSKEMDEISALQLGVELGMTLIDTAEMYANGGAELIVGKAIKHIRNKVFLVSKVYPHNAGKNSAIKACENSLKRLQTDYLDLYLLHWRGSIPLAETVEVMENLKASGKIKRWGVSNFDTDDMKQLWQITNGKNCAVNQVLYHLGSRGIEYDLIPWCKDHQMPIMAYCPIAQGGTLRKDLMNNKIVQDIAKAKQCTTAQLLLAWCIRNGNVIAIPKASNKTHVHENAQASTISFNQDELDLLDSIFTPPKHKIHLDIV encoded by the coding sequence ATGAGCCAATTTGAAACTCAACGATCAGTAAAATTAGCTGATGGCACAATAATTCCAGCTATAGGTCAAGGTACTTGGTTTATGGGTGAAAACCCATCTAAAGAAATGGATGAAATTAGTGCATTACAATTAGGTGTAGAATTAGGTATGACACTTATAGATACTGCTGAAATGTATGCTAATGGTGGTGCAGAATTAATAGTAGGTAAAGCCATTAAACATATTCGAAATAAAGTGTTTTTAGTATCTAAGGTATACCCTCATAATGCAGGAAAAAATAGTGCGATTAAAGCCTGCGAAAATTCCCTTAAAAGACTGCAAACTGATTATTTAGATTTATATCTATTACACTGGCGTGGATCTATCCCTCTTGCTGAAACTGTTGAAGTAATGGAAAATCTTAAAGCATCTGGCAAAATAAAAAGATGGGGTGTTTCTAATTTTGATACAGATGATATGAAACAACTGTGGCAAATTACTAATGGTAAGAATTGTGCTGTTAATCAAGTTTTATATCATTTAGGTTCTAGAGGTATTGAATATGATCTAATACCTTGGTGTAAAGATCATCAAATGCCTATTATGGCCTACTGCCCAATTGCTCAAGGAGGTACTTTAAGAAAAGATCTTATGAATAATAAAATTGTTCAAGATATAGCTAAAGCAAAACAATGTACAACTGCCCAGTTATTATTAGCTTGGTGCATTCGTAATGGCAATGTTATTGCTATTCCAAAAGCTTCTAATAAAACTCATGTACACGAAAATGCCCAAGCTTCTACTATTAGCTTTAATCAAGATGAATTAGATTTGTTAGATAGCATATTTACTCCACCTAAACATAAAATACATTTAGACATTGTATAA
- the yidC gene encoding membrane protein insertase YidC: protein MDIQRPILLVALAVVAYLILLQWNDDYHKVPNEEGTQTAQVTQNVQNSTGENNIESDIHQPAPTTGENANTTENHQVTVPNQPIATSTNGQFIEVETDILKLKINPKGGDVVELDLKAYPKALNTPNTPFRLFSNSGEVLYTAGSRVFSTSNNNVVPVYQTEQQSYKLADGQKELKVNLTYTKDGINYVKTYTFLRGMDEACASKKKNRVGCVDPAAYRIGVNYQITNNTDKAWQGYFLASLTRNNAGDPSSTTATSMTTFLGMAYWTPDKPYTRIAIKDVDKIMQVATQKKAEGNLNYLPLPSATVQGGWIAWLQHYFVTAWVGDKSENHVVKTYKDQQGNYIVSFTTPLVTAPAGGQVNEDFTLYAGPKLQDSLKELSPGLDLTIDYGILSMIGKPIFWLLQVIHNIVGNWGWSIIVLTIIIKLIFFPLSATSYKSMARMRAASPKMQSIRERYGDDRQKMSEQMMKLYKEEKLNPLSGCLPIVIQMPVFIALYWVLLESVEIRQAPWLGWIHDLSTSDPYLILPIIMGATMFFQQRLNPAPPDPIQAKVFKMMPIIFTFFFIWFPAGLVLYWVVNNVLSIAQQWVITRQIENLKKKPTN from the coding sequence ATGGATATTCAACGTCCTATCTTATTAGTTGCATTAGCTGTTGTGGCTTATTTAATATTACTACAATGGAATGATGATTATCATAAAGTTCCTAATGAAGAAGGGACTCAAACAGCGCAAGTAACTCAAAATGTGCAGAATTCTACTGGTGAAAATAATATTGAGTCAGATATTCATCAGCCTGCACCTACTACTGGTGAAAATGCTAATACTACAGAAAATCATCAAGTTACTGTGCCTAATCAACCAATTGCCACTTCTACTAATGGTCAATTTATAGAAGTAGAAACGGATATTTTAAAACTTAAAATTAATCCAAAAGGTGGTGATGTTGTTGAGTTAGATTTAAAAGCTTATCCAAAAGCTTTAAATACACCTAATACGCCTTTCAGATTATTTAGTAATTCTGGAGAAGTTTTATATACCGCAGGAAGTAGGGTATTTTCCACTTCTAATAATAATGTTGTTCCTGTTTATCAAACTGAACAACAAAGTTATAAATTAGCTGATGGTCAAAAAGAATTAAAAGTTAATTTAACTTATACAAAAGATGGTATTAATTACGTTAAAACTTATACCTTCTTACGTGGCATGGATGAAGCTTGTGCTAGTAAAAAGAAAAATAGGGTAGGTTGTGTAGATCCAGCTGCTTATCGTATAGGTGTTAATTATCAAATTACCAATAATACAGATAAAGCTTGGCAAGGTTATTTCTTAGCTTCCTTAACTCGTAACAATGCTGGTGATCCTTCTTCTACAACAGCTACCAGTATGACAACGTTCTTAGGTATGGCCTATTGGACACCTGATAAACCTTATACTAGAATTGCTATTAAAGATGTTGATAAGATTATGCAGGTTGCTACACAGAAGAAAGCAGAAGGAAATCTTAATTACTTACCTTTACCTTCAGCAACTGTACAAGGTGGTTGGATAGCTTGGTTACAACATTACTTTGTAACAGCTTGGGTAGGGGATAAGAGCGAAAACCATGTAGTTAAAACTTATAAAGATCAACAAGGTAATTATATAGTTAGTTTTACTACGCCATTAGTTACAGCACCTGCTGGTGGTCAAGTAAATGAAGATTTTACGCTTTATGCAGGCCCTAAATTACAAGATAGTTTAAAAGAATTATCACCAGGCTTAGATTTAACCATTGATTATGGTATTTTAAGTATGATTGGTAAGCCTATTTTCTGGTTACTACAAGTTATTCATAATATTGTAGGCAATTGGGGATGGTCGATTATTGTATTAACTATTATTATTAAATTAATATTCTTCCCGTTATCTGCAACTAGTTATAAATCTATGGCTAGAATGCGTGCAGCATCACCAAAAATGCAGTCTATTAGAGAGCGCTATGGTGATGATAGACAGAAAATGTCTGAGCAAATGATGAAATTATATAAGGAAGAAAAACTTAATCCATTAAGCGGATGTTTACCCATTGTTATCCAAATGCCTGTGTTTATTGCTTTATATTGGGTATTATTGGAAAGTGTGGAAATACGTCAAGCACCATGGCTAGGTTGGATTCATGATTTATCAACAAGCGATCCATACTTAATATTACCTATTATTATGGGTGCTACTATGTTCTTCCAACAAAGATTAAACCCTGCACCACCTGATCCAATACAAGCAAAAGTATTTAAGATGATGCCTATTATCTTTACTTTCTTCTTTATTTGGTTCCCAGCAGGTTTAGTATTATACTGGGTTGTGAATAACGTCTTATCAATTGCTCAACAGTGGGTTATTACTCGACAAATTGAGAATTTGAAAAAGAAACCAACAAACTAA
- the rnpA gene encoding ribonuclease P protein component: MVSHDFSKQKRLLEAEHFKRVFDSPDKKLSTSYILLLVCKNNLNHPRLGLVIGKKSVKLAVQRNRLKRQIREVFRLNQHLIDTYDVVVVARRGLAEIENNELQAQFIKFWKKLSVKNFTNSENGG; encoded by the coding sequence GTGGTGAGTCACGACTTTTCCAAACAAAAACGTTTGCTAGAAGCTGAACACTTTAAGCGTGTTTTTGACTCGCCAGATAAAAAACTATCAACAAGTTATATTTTACTACTTGTTTGTAAAAATAATTTAAATCATCCTCGCTTAGGTCTAGTAATAGGCAAAAAAAGCGTAAAATTAGCAGTACAACGTAATCGACTAAAAAGACAAATACGAGAAGTATTTCGTCTAAATCAACATCTAATTGATACTTATGATGTTGTAGTGGTGGCGCGTAGAGGATTAGCTGAAATAGAAAATAATGAATTACAAGCACAATTCATTAAATTTTGGAAAAAGCTTTCAGTTAAAAACTTTACAAATTCTGAAAATGGCGGCTGA